One window from the genome of Montipora foliosa isolate CH-2021 chromosome 5, ASM3666993v2, whole genome shotgun sequence encodes:
- the LOC138004367 gene encoding gamma-2-syntrophin-like isoform X1, with translation MAENFLKIGCLSMQINRAELQKVRVKLSRDALTIQKEGAGNSSPASLQVNQLENTNGHAVPEKKKFPPRGERKVKIAKRKVGGLGMSIKGGRESNLPIAISRIYKDQAAHETGLLHEGDIILEVNGRDIRRATHDEAVAALKRGGTEIELTVIHNSHGSAHDNTALTSADRSEVSHSSVSKQANGIVRSIEESSSDAEYKENSSQKSSEIGETDSNSSLQSWTDNIVLPLTFASISRYKTGEDSLRNNAFEVSSMDGGASVVLYSENKAELLSWYSAIKDRVIMLLEQSINLSNASFPPSEQVLHMGWVWERTKSTNHWNVWKRKFLAVKGSELQIFEMPPVVTRDWLRSEASYNVMEVVCHICRDDELLDKREFCFCIQSCPGDSHYFGVDTEADLMEIVSHVQKSTHQVVIQVESRTFPGKWRGQSVKLVLDLKRGLRLYSATDRALLWQYRFSFLRGSSDDGFRKIVLLFSSSPAGPFDRQELEFTNMQQVLTVMHAFYAAKVAQVDPNFSFDSSF, from the exons ATGGCGGAG AATTTCCTGAAAATAGGCTGTCTTTCGATGCAAATTAACCGCGCCGAGCTACAGAAGGTGCGAGTCAAGCTATCGCGCGATGCATTGACCATTCAAAAGGAAGGTGCTGGAAACTCATCTCCTGCTTCTTTACAAGTTAATCAGCTAGAG AACACAAACGGCCATGCTGTCCCTGAGAAGAAGAAATTCCCTCCAAGAGGG GAGAGGAAAGTCAAAATTGCAAAGAGAAAAGTGGGAGGTCTTGGTATGAGTATTAAG GGTGGACGTGAGAGCAATCTTCCAATAGCTATTTCACGAATATACAAAGACCAAGCTG CTCACGAAACTGGTCTGCTTCATGAAGGTGATATTATACTTGAG GTCAATGGTCGGGATATAAGAAGAGCTACTCATGATGAAGCT GTAGCAGCTTTAAAAAGAGGTGGTACAGAGATTGAACTGACAGTTATCCATAATTCTCATGGCTCAGCTCACG ATAATACGGCCCTTACAAGTGCAGATCGTTCAGAAGTTAGTCATTCTagtgtatcaaaacagg CAAATGGAATTGTAAGAAGCATAGAAGAATCATCAAGTGATGCAGAATATAAAGAAAACAGCAGTCAAAAG TCCTCTGAAATTGGGGAAACAGATTCCAATTCGTCTCTTCAGAGCTGGACGGACAACATAGTACTTCCTTTAACATTTGCGTCAATATCTAGATATAAGACAGGCGAAGATTCTCTTAG GAACAATGCATTTGAAGTTAGTTCAATGGATGGTGGAGCATCAGTAGTACTTTACAGTGAGAACAAAGCTGAGCTGTTGTCGTGGTATTCTGCTATAAAAGACAGAGTGATCATGCTTCTGGAACAGTCA ATCAATCTGTCCAATGCTTCATTCCCACCATCCGAACAG GTTTTACACATGGGTTGGGTATGGGAAAGAACGAAGTCCACAAATCATTGGAATGTTTGGAAAAGAAAGTTTCTTGCTGTCAAAGGTTCAGAGCTGCAGATATTTGAAATGCCTCCT GTGGTAACAAGAGACTGGCTCAGAAGTGAGGCCTCATATAATGTAATGGAAGTAGTTTGTCACATATGCCGG GATGATGAGCTTCTGGACAAGAGAGAATTTTGTTTCTGTATCCAGTCCTGTCCTGGAGACAGTCATTACTTTGGAGTTG ACACAGAAGCTGATCTGATGGAGATTGTAAGCCATGTTCAGAAGTCAACTCATCAAGTTGTCATTCAGGTTGAG TCACGGACATTTCCAGGAAAATGGCGTGGTCAGAGTGTTAAGcttgttcttgatttaaaaagAGGCTTGAGACTTTACAGTGCTACAGACAGG GCACTGTTGTGGCAATATAGGTTCTCTTTTCTTCGAGGATCATCTGATGATGGATTTCGAAAAATTGTATTGCTGTTTTCATCATCTCCCGCTGGTCCATTCGACAGACAG gagTTAGAATTCACCAACATGCAGCAGGTGTTGACAGTGATGCATGCCTTCTACGCTGCTAAAGTTGCACAAGTTGATCCTAACTTCTCTTTTGATAGTAGTTTCTAA
- the LOC138004367 gene encoding gamma-2-syntrophin-like isoform X2, whose amino-acid sequence MQINRAELQKVRVKLSRDALTIQKEGAGNSSPASLQVNQLENTNGHAVPEKKKFPPRGERKVKIAKRKVGGLGMSIKGGRESNLPIAISRIYKDQAAHETGLLHEGDIILEVNGRDIRRATHDEAVAALKRGGTEIELTVIHNSHGSAHDNTALTSADRSEVSHSSVSKQANGIVRSIEESSSDAEYKENSSQKSSEIGETDSNSSLQSWTDNIVLPLTFASISRYKTGEDSLRNNAFEVSSMDGGASVVLYSENKAELLSWYSAIKDRVIMLLEQSINLSNASFPPSEQVLHMGWVWERTKSTNHWNVWKRKFLAVKGSELQIFEMPPVVTRDWLRSEASYNVMEVVCHICRDDELLDKREFCFCIQSCPGDSHYFGVDTEADLMEIVSHVQKSTHQVVIQVESRTFPGKWRGQSVKLVLDLKRGLRLYSATDRALLWQYRFSFLRGSSDDGFRKIVLLFSSSPAGPFDRQELEFTNMQQVLTVMHAFYAAKVAQVDPNFSFDSSF is encoded by the exons ATGCAAATTAACCGCGCCGAGCTACAGAAGGTGCGAGTCAAGCTATCGCGCGATGCATTGACCATTCAAAAGGAAGGTGCTGGAAACTCATCTCCTGCTTCTTTACAAGTTAATCAGCTAGAG AACACAAACGGCCATGCTGTCCCTGAGAAGAAGAAATTCCCTCCAAGAGGG GAGAGGAAAGTCAAAATTGCAAAGAGAAAAGTGGGAGGTCTTGGTATGAGTATTAAG GGTGGACGTGAGAGCAATCTTCCAATAGCTATTTCACGAATATACAAAGACCAAGCTG CTCACGAAACTGGTCTGCTTCATGAAGGTGATATTATACTTGAG GTCAATGGTCGGGATATAAGAAGAGCTACTCATGATGAAGCT GTAGCAGCTTTAAAAAGAGGTGGTACAGAGATTGAACTGACAGTTATCCATAATTCTCATGGCTCAGCTCACG ATAATACGGCCCTTACAAGTGCAGATCGTTCAGAAGTTAGTCATTCTagtgtatcaaaacagg CAAATGGAATTGTAAGAAGCATAGAAGAATCATCAAGTGATGCAGAATATAAAGAAAACAGCAGTCAAAAG TCCTCTGAAATTGGGGAAACAGATTCCAATTCGTCTCTTCAGAGCTGGACGGACAACATAGTACTTCCTTTAACATTTGCGTCAATATCTAGATATAAGACAGGCGAAGATTCTCTTAG GAACAATGCATTTGAAGTTAGTTCAATGGATGGTGGAGCATCAGTAGTACTTTACAGTGAGAACAAAGCTGAGCTGTTGTCGTGGTATTCTGCTATAAAAGACAGAGTGATCATGCTTCTGGAACAGTCA ATCAATCTGTCCAATGCTTCATTCCCACCATCCGAACAG GTTTTACACATGGGTTGGGTATGGGAAAGAACGAAGTCCACAAATCATTGGAATGTTTGGAAAAGAAAGTTTCTTGCTGTCAAAGGTTCAGAGCTGCAGATATTTGAAATGCCTCCT GTGGTAACAAGAGACTGGCTCAGAAGTGAGGCCTCATATAATGTAATGGAAGTAGTTTGTCACATATGCCGG GATGATGAGCTTCTGGACAAGAGAGAATTTTGTTTCTGTATCCAGTCCTGTCCTGGAGACAGTCATTACTTTGGAGTTG ACACAGAAGCTGATCTGATGGAGATTGTAAGCCATGTTCAGAAGTCAACTCATCAAGTTGTCATTCAGGTTGAG TCACGGACATTTCCAGGAAAATGGCGTGGTCAGAGTGTTAAGcttgttcttgatttaaaaagAGGCTTGAGACTTTACAGTGCTACAGACAGG GCACTGTTGTGGCAATATAGGTTCTCTTTTCTTCGAGGATCATCTGATGATGGATTTCGAAAAATTGTATTGCTGTTTTCATCATCTCCCGCTGGTCCATTCGACAGACAG gagTTAGAATTCACCAACATGCAGCAGGTGTTGACAGTGATGCATGCCTTCTACGCTGCTAAAGTTGCACAAGTTGATCCTAACTTCTCTTTTGATAGTAGTTTCTAA